One window of Branchiostoma lanceolatum isolate klBraLanc5 chromosome 8, klBraLanc5.hap2, whole genome shotgun sequence genomic DNA carries:
- the LOC136439691 gene encoding probable helicase with zinc finger domain isoform X1: MEGQCGVSLEQANEYFGQQEYGKAVECLSSLLTHVPDAVSERTNLLNSRANCYLRMKQYGKVVNDSDEVLSLGPNIEALLRKSKALGKLGRFHEAYQAVEQCLALEPQNSGALKEQARLQTVVDALQDEVADEEELAAAGKEREPPEGSERDSPNMNGSPSSANLGKTTQGSGIATSTDVNLYCSYCDVQCQTKVDLHLHCTSLAHQAIIMSDSGRDWKHRPPPRGITGDEYTLCQEHISQGNCQFGTQCTAAHSEDELAEWRERYQYRQIRIQQARDRQLNGESYSEKLLERWMSSSTPHSVMNEHVEGVMVTTDNKLNVSVSSKQASHAWTFTLNCKPGVYLSRVALLYDVHRSHFHLASVTSNGDQQETSHNLPPMCQEWSASGTDPPGSPTSPVTYTIRLVFNTGIYGTFRQSAVFDFGGSQETVLLQRVCVDVASSEEMNRLNQVRSSMLCVGERWSNTSKTIIEFVPKPADATENDKGLMSFYTPPASPEQLFTREVLEGPLTKNNYKGRMHDLLYIEEMAQYKEISRFNMKVQLQLVKSFMLLPGTSGAKYAQSGELYSRVKLIEDLSEDTMAGRLILNSVQTVLLAPAAVKDSSPDTIYEAVVEEKGKGFIFLRLSAKCVSDLKLMADKDMKAEMQLQLNRLPICEMHFAVDKVPDMSILFPEVQRPTNIPWNPHRQWSEDLDLRLNAKQKEAILAITSSLTVPLPPILLCGPFGTGKTFTLAQAAKQILKQPNTRILICTHSNSAADLYIKEYLHPYVLTNHEEARPLRVYYRNRWVRTVHPIVQGYCLISDTGYNFRMPCREDVMKHRVVVATLSTSRYLCHLELDPGTFTHILVDEAAQAMECETIMPVALATSTTRIVLAGDHMQLSPHVYSDFARERNLHMSLLERLYHTYPSNHPCKILLVENYRSHQSIIEYTSKLFYEGKLVASGKQPRHKVHFPLTFFTARGEDVQNQNSTSFYNNAEVFEVVERVKELQDKWPEEWGPVDESSIGVVTPYSDQVFRIRGELRKKRLYNVSVERVLNVQGKQFRALFLSTVRTRHTCKSVSESISKEQELDYGFLSDAKLLNTAITRAQSLVAVVGDPVAVLSVGKCRKLWDVYLEKCSEAASLHGITWAAIKAQLDGVELKKTYVLNPLAPEFIPRALQMTQLARAPRNWNVSPRGAQPFLPRHPADGQVPIGPTGSPMRAFTPPVAPRPTFGKPPSPVQRIDPYTGASLLYVPSAYGSNMLLPIRPFRPIPPHYNTHMLLPVDPRVFPHHPIMHPFAVNPLLQQQGAVAPPTSGTHPTTPTPTSMADQGQGDASRVGTVAGQVPDRQQGTDRQEVSPTAGSGASSQKRRGPDGASAPNNNPASSRGFVFNHTARNIQPRPSPTNQSASGSESPTSPLMPPSHSHPQGVAPPVSPYRENPSQGRQFNLPSRVMEEAQRYPGMAPPVMEGRVQEHTEGREPGVGSASNARLGMFGAMGHPAAGANTRRNLEQMFEAQRLSEAAEQQRQHQAGWRGNMPPASMAQQEGPHHMARYTGQPLRPAGPNMFPPEHLSPTSQPGPTPLGGPHMGTMEQRQQVLSYLSGSGFPRGVPPEGRFMQQGLISRGPGTAPTIGDQHYTTGTQPSVNRESRPGGHLPVSAGGQLFLRGDQPFRGANVGMGVDGQSMGSGGALNMGNTNQPPGRGNQIMDRANVPLGGSGQAVGGVNQAIGGPNTGGRLMPAEMQGLHRGSGTDNTSVQGNRGYNAMQAPSISENSVLAQLATDQRQAPNSRYSYQPPPRFIRQQQAKAQQDFPPGSLPTQRELPVDRMREGTPLYQRQVARGGEVQQAMGRYPPGQPPQQGQPFLTPGQAEQRQHLQADIPEALRFLTQVPHQFPPPTVSAQVAPPVRQETASATPTTMSYANVVRAPPRPKNPSQSGQDNKGSKPLALDANVGYVSGTNGLYTYFK; the protein is encoded by the exons ATGGAGGGGCAATGTGGAGTCTCTCTAGAACAAGCCAATGAATATTTCGGGCAGCAGGAGTACGGGAAGGCTGTTGAGTGTCTCAGCAGTCTACTGACCCACGTCCCTGATGCCGTCAGTGAGAGAACCAACCTCCTCAACAGCAGGGCAAACTGTTACCTGCGTATG AAACAATATGGGAAGGTGGTGAATGACAGTGATGAAG TTTTATCTCTGGGTCCAAACATCGAGGCCCTGCTGAGGAAGAGTAAGGCCCTTGGAAAGCTGGGAAGATTTCATGAAGCATATCAGGCAGTGGAACAATGTCTGGCTTTAGAACCACAG AACTCTGGTGCGCTAAAAGAGCAGGCACGACTCCAGACAGTGGTAGATGCTCTACAAGATGAG GTTGCTGATGAGGAGGAGCTAGCAGCAGCAGGGAAGGAGCGGGAGCCTCCAGAGGGCTCGGAGAGGGACTCCCCAAACATGAACGGGTCTCCCAGTAGTGCCAACTTAGGGAAGACAACCCAGGGCTCAGGCATTGCAACAT CCACAGATGTCAACCTGTACTGCTCGTACTGTGATGTCCAGTGCCAGACTAAGGTGGACCTGCACCTCCACTGCACCAGTCTGGCACACCAGGCCATCATCATGTCCGACTCAGGCAGAGACTGGAAACACAGGCCTCCTCCCAGGGGCATCACGGGGGACGAGTACACACTCTGTCAGGA GCACATCAGCCAAGGAAACTGCCAGTTTGGAACCCAGTGTACAGCTGCCCATTCAGAGGATGAGCTGGCGGAGTGGAGAGAACGTTACCAGTACCGACAGATCCGCATCCAGCAGGCGCGAGATAGACAGCTAAACGGAGAGTCGTACTCAGAGAAGCTGCTGGAGAGATGGATGTCGTCCTCCACTCCACACTCTGTG ATGAATGAACATGTGGAAGGGGTAATGGTGACTACTGACAACAAGCTGAATGTGTCTGTGAGCAGTAAGCAGGCTTCTCATGCCTGGACCTTCACCCTAAATTGCAAG CCTGGAGTGTACCTGTCGCGTGTAGCCCTCCTGTACGATGTGCACCGGTCCCACTTCCACCTGGCGAGCGTAACGAGTAACGGGGACCAGCAGGAGACCAGCCACAACCTGCCGCCCATGTGTCAGGAGTGGAGCGCCAGCGGCACCGACCCGCCCGGCTCCCCCACCAGCCCCGTCACCTACACCATCCGCCTGGTCTTCAACACCGGCATCTACGGGACCTTCCGCCAGTCCGCGGTGTTCGACTTCGGGGGCAGCCAGGAAACGGTGCTGCTGCAGCGAGTCTGTGTGGACGTGGCGTCCTCTGAGGAAATGAACCGGCTGAACCAG GTTCGAAGTAGCATGTTATGTGTCGGAGAACGCTGGAGCAACACCAGCAAGACCATCATCGAGTTTGTCCCCAAACCAGCGGACGCAACGGAAAACGACAAGGGCCTGATGTCGTTCTACACGCCGCCTGCCTCCCCCGAGCAGTTGTTCACGCGTGAGGTGCTGGAAGGACCACTGACCAAGAACAACTACAAGGGACGGATGCACGACCTGCTGTACATTGAAGAGATGGCACAGTACAAGGAGATCAGCAG GTTCAACATGAAGGTTCAGCTCCAGCTGGTGAAGAGTTTCATGCTGCTGCCGGGGACCAGCGGTGCCAAGTACGCCCAGTCAGGAGAGCTGTACTCACGGGTCAAACTCATAGAGGACCTGTCAGAGGACACCATGGCAGGAAGGCTCATCCTCAACAG TGTCCAAACTGTTTTGCTGGCGCCCGCGGCCGTGAAGGACTCGTCTCCTGACACGATCTATGAGGCGGTCGTGGAGGAGAAGGGGAAAGGGTTCATCTTCCTGCGCCTGTCCGCCAAGTGTGTGTCGGACCTGAAGCTGATGGCAGACAAGGACATGAAGGCAGAGATGCAGCTACAACTCAACAG GTTACCTATATGTGAGATGCACTTTGCAGTGGACAAGGTGCCAGACATGTCCATCCTCTTCCCCGAGGTGCAACGTCCCACAAACATTCCATGGAATCCACACAG ACAGTGGAGTGAAGATCTGGACCTGCGGCTGAATGCCAAGCAGAAGGAGGCGATCCTGGCCATCACGTCGTCCCTGACCGTGCCCCTGCCCCCCATCCTGCTGTGTGGACCCTTCGGCACCGGCAAGACCTTCACTCTGGCTCAGGCAGCCAAGCAGATCCTCAAACAACCCAACACTCGCATCCTCATCTGTACACATTCCAATAG TGCTGCTGATTTGTATATCAAGGAGTACCTCCATCCCTACGTACTGACCAACCACGAGGAGGCACGCCCCCTCAGGGTGTACTACCGTAACCGCTGGGTGCGTACAGTCCACCCCATCGTCCAGGGCTACTGTCTGATTTCCGACACCGGCTACAACTTCAGGATGCCATGTCGGGAGGACGTGATGAAACACCGTGTGGTGGTGGCCACCCTCAGCACCTCCCGCTACCTGTGTCACCTGGAGCTCGACCCAG GCACCTTCACTCATATCCTGGTGGATGAGGCAGCCCAGGCCATGGAGTGTGAGACCATCATGCCCGTCGCCCTGGCAACAAGCACCACCCGAATCGTCCTGGCAGGAGATCACATGCAG CTGAGCCCACACGTGTACTCAGACTTTGCCCGTGAGAGGAACCTTCACATGTCCCTGCTGGAGCGGCTGTACCACACCTACCCCTCCAACCACCCCTGCAAGATCCTCCTGGTGGAGAACTACCGCTCACATCAG AGTATCATTGAATACACGTCCAAGCTGTTTTATGAAGGAAAGCTGGTGGCCAGTGGTAAGCAACCTCGACACAAGGTGCACTTCCCGCTCACTTTTTTCACTGCTCGAGGGGAGGATGTACAGAACCAGAACAGCACCTCCTTTTACAACAATGCTGAG GTGTTTGAGGTTGTGGAGCGTGTGAAGGAACTGCAGGACAAGTGGCCAGAGGAGTGGGGTCCCGTGGACGAGTCCAGCATCGGAGTGGTCACACCGTACTCTGACCAGGTCTTCAGGATCCGTGGAGAGCTGCGCAAGAAGCGACTGTACAACGTCAGCGTCGAGAGAGTTCTCAACGTCCAAG GGAAGCAATTCCGTGCACTGTTTCTGAGCACTGTCcgaaccagacacacatgtaagAGCGTCTCAGAAAGCATCAGCAAGGAGCAGGAGCTCGACTACGGCTTCTTGTCTGATGCCAAGCTGCTGAACACTGCAATAACCCGTGCTCAGTCCCTCGTGGCAGTGGTGGGCGATCCTGTAGCTGTGCTCTCTGTCGGCAAATGCAG GAAACTGTGGGATGTGTACCTGGAGAAGTGCAGCGAGGCGGCCAGCCTGCACGGCATCACCTGGGCGGCCATCAAGGCCCAGCTGGACGGAGTGGAGCTCAAGAAGACGTACGTGCTGAACCCGCTGGCCCCGGAGTTCATCCCGCGGGCCCTGCAGATGACCCAGCTGGCACGGGCACCCCGGAACTGGAATGTGTCCCCGCGAGGAGCCCAGCCTTTCCTGCCACGCCACCCGGCCGACGGACAGGTTCCCATCGGTCCGACAGGGAGCCCCATGCGGGCTTTCACACCTCCCGTGGCACCTCGTCCCACCTTCGGGAAACCTCCCAGCCCCGTGCAGCGGATCGACCCATACACCGGTGCTAGCCTACTGTATGTGCCTTCAGCGTATGGCAGTAACATGCTCCTACCAATCCGGCCCTTCCGGCCCATCCCTCCACACTACAACACCCACATGCTGCTCCCTGTAGACCCACGGGTGTTCCCCCACCACCCCATCATGCACCCCTTTGCCGTTAACCCACTGCTGCAGCAACAAGGTGCTGTGGCCCCTCCCACATCAGGCACACACCCGACCACCCCCACTCCCACCAGTATGGCAGATCAGGGACAGGGAGATGCCAGTCGGGTTGGTACTGTGGCTGGCCAGGTTCCAGACAGACAGCAGGGAACAGACAGACAGGAAGTGTCTCCTACTGCTGGGAGTGGGGCCTCCAGTCAGAAGAGACGTGGACCTGACGGAGCCAGCGCTCCGAACAACAACCCTGCTTCGTCGCGCGGCTTTGTGTTCAACCACACGGCGCGCAACATCCAGCCCAGACCCAGTCCCACGAACCAGTCGGCCAGTGGTAGTGAGTCTCCCACGTCGCCtctcatgcccccctcccactcacaTCCGCAGGGAGTAGCCCCACCCGTCTCGCCATACAGGGAAAACCCCTCACAGGGAAGACAGTTCAACCTGCCCAGCAGAGTCATGGAAGAGGCACAGCGTTACCCTGGCATGGCACCACCAGTCATGGAAGGGAGAGTTCAGGAGCACACAGAAGGGAGGGAGCCTGGGGTGGGCAGTGCCAGTAACGCCAGGCTGGGGATGTTCGGTGCGATGGGTCACCCGGCGGCCGGCGCAAACACGCGGCGGAACCTGGAGCAGATGTTTGAGGCACAGCGACTGAGCGAGGCTGCAGAGCAGCAGCGGCAGCATCAGGCTGGGTGGAGAGGAAACATGCCGCCTGCCAGCATGGCTCAGCAGGAGGGACCACACCACATGGCCAG ATATACAGGCCAGCCCCTGCGACCTGCAGGCCCAAACATGTTCCCCCCTGAACACCTCAGCCCAACGTCCCAGCCAGGCCCCACACCACTGGGTGGGCCTCACATGGGCACCATGGAACAGAGACAACAAG TTTTATCCTATTTGTCTGGTTCAGGATTTCCTAGAGGCGTACCACCTGAAGGAAGGTTCATGCAGCAAGGCCTGATCAGCCGAGGACCTGGCACTGCACCTACCATCGGTGACCAGCACTACACCACTGGTACCCAACCCTCTGTAAACAGAGAGTCCAGACCGGGCGGACATCTGCCGGTCAGTGCTGGTGGCCAGCTGTTCCTCCGAGGCGACCAGCCCTTCCGGGGAGCCAACGTCGGTATGGGAGTAGACGGCCAGTCCATGGGGAGTGGAGGAGCACTGAATATGGGAAATACAAACCAACCTCCCGGGAGAGGAAACCAGATCATGGACAGGGCTAATGTTCCACTTGGTGGCAGTGGCCAGGCTGTTGGTGGTGTGAATCAAGCCATCGGCGGCCCTAACACAGGGGGACGGCTGATGCCAGCGGAGATGCAAGGCCTGCACAGAGGAAGCGGTACCGACAACACCAGTGTACAGGGCAACCGTGGTTACAATGCCATGCAGGCGCCGAGCATTAGCGAGAACAGCGTGCTTGCACAGTTAGCTACGGACCAGCGCCAGGCTCCCAACAGCCGCTACAGTTACCAGCCGCCGCCCAGATTCATCCGGCAGCAGCAGGCGAAGGCACAGCAGGACTTCCCTCCCGGTTCTCTCCCCACCCAGCGGGAGCTGCCGGTGGACAGGATGAGGGAGGGGACGCCACTGTACCAGCGccag GTGGCCAGAGGGGGAGAGGTACAACAGGCCATGGGCAGATACCCGCCCGGACAACCCCCTCAGCAGGGACAGCCATTCCTCACACCCGGTCAAGCGGAGCAGCGGCAGCACCTCCAGGCAGATATTCCAGAAGCACTACGCTTTCTCACACAGGTACCACACCAG TTCCCACCGCCCACTGTGAGCGCCCAGGTGGCGCCCCCGGTTCGTCAGGAGACTGCCAGCGCTACTCCTACAACCATGTCGTACGCCAACGTGGTACGAGCGCCGCCGCGACCAAAGAACCCCTCCCAGTCCGGCCAGGACAACAAGGGCAGCAAGCCACTCGCATTGGACGCCAATGTAGGCTACGTCTCAGGCACCAATGGACTGTACACTTACTTCAAATGA